The following are encoded in a window of Kaistia algarum genomic DNA:
- a CDS encoding F0F1 ATP synthase subunit B family protein, giving the protein MEFDATFFALVGLILFFVLIGYLGVHKTLAKALDNRSALIAKELDEAKRLREEAAALLADYQKRAKDAEVEARSIVDQAGREAAALAEEAKARLEDYVTRRTRMAEDKIAQAEHQALAEVRSLSADVAIAAAEKIMAAKVKAGAGVGLVASAINEVKKRLN; this is encoded by the coding sequence ATGGAGTTCGATGCTACATTCTTCGCGCTTGTCGGGCTGATCCTGTTCTTTGTGCTGATCGGCTATCTCGGCGTCCACAAGACGCTGGCCAAGGCGCTCGACAACCGCTCGGCCCTGATCGCCAAGGAACTCGACGAGGCCAAGCGCCTTCGCGAGGAAGCCGCCGCGCTGCTCGCGGACTACCAGAAGCGGGCCAAGGATGCCGAGGTCGAGGCTCGCTCGATCGTCGATCAGGCAGGCCGCGAGGCTGCCGCGCTCGCCGAGGAAGCCAAAGCCCGTCTGGAAGACTACGTCACCCGCCGCACCCGCATGGCCGAGGACAAGATCGCCCAGGCCGAGCATCAGGCGCTCGCCGAAGTCCGCTCGCTGTCGGCCGATGTCGCCATCGCCGCTGCCGAGAAGATCATGGCCGCCAAGGTGAAGGCTGGCGCGGGCGTCGGCCTGGTTGCCTCCGCGATCAACGAGGTCAAGAAGCGCCTCAACTGA
- a CDS encoding F0F1 ATP synthase subunit B → MAQESAPAPATAPPAAEGAAAPATGHAETGAAPAEAATHTEVGHGGEHKGPFPPFDTHTFPSQIFWFIICFGVLYILMKRVIAPRIGSIVEGRAERIANDIAEAQRLRTSSDAALAAYEKSLTEARGSAQKIAQTATDAAKTAADKRRVEIEADVAAKLAEAETRIGDIKSKALADVGAIAEEAASAVVEALIGQQPASDEVKAAVAAVATK, encoded by the coding sequence ATGGCGCAAGAATCGGCACCAGCTCCGGCCACGGCTCCGCCGGCGGCTGAAGGCGCGGCTGCCCCGGCAACGGGTCATGCCGAGACCGGCGCGGCTCCGGCCGAAGCTGCGACTCATACCGAAGTCGGGCATGGCGGCGAACATAAGGGCCCGTTTCCGCCCTTTGACACGCACACGTTCCCCTCGCAGATCTTCTGGTTCATCATCTGCTTCGGTGTGCTCTACATCCTGATGAAGCGGGTGATCGCTCCGCGCATCGGCTCGATCGTCGAGGGCCGCGCCGAGCGGATTGCGAATGATATCGCCGAGGCGCAGCGCCTGCGCACCTCGTCGGATGCGGCGCTCGCCGCCTATGAAAAATCGCTCACCGAGGCGCGCGGCTCGGCCCAGAAGATCGCCCAGACGGCGACCGATGCGGCCAAGACGGCGGCCGACAAGCGCCGCGTCGAGATCGAGGCGGACGTTGCCGCCAAGCTCGCCGAGGCGGAGACGCGGATCGGCGACATCAAGTCCAAGGCGCTTGCCGATGTGGGCGCCATTGCCGAAGAGGCCGCGAGCGCGGTCGTCGAGGCTCTCATCGGACAGCAGCCGGCCTCGGATGAGGTCAAGGCCGCCGTCGCCGCGGTTGCGACCAAGTAG
- a CDS encoding F0F1 ATP synthase subunit C: protein MDPIAAKYIGAGLACFGMAGAALGLGNIFGSFLSGALRNPSAADGQFGRLILGFAVTEALGIFSLLVALLLLFVV from the coding sequence ATGGATCCGATCGCCGCCAAGTACATCGGTGCTGGTCTCGCTTGCTTCGGCATGGCCGGCGCGGCCCTCGGCCTCGGCAACATCTTCGGCAGCTTCCTGTCGGGCGCTCTGCGCAATCCGTCGGCTGCCGACGGCCAGTTCGGCCGTCTGATCCTCGGCTTCGCCGTGACGGAAGCGCTGGGCATCTTCTCGCTGCTCGTCGCCCTGCTGCTGCTGTTTGTCGTCTAA
- a CDS encoding F0F1 ATP synthase subunit A → MANDPIHQFQIHEYFPLGQFGGMEFHFTNSALSMIANVAVVTGFLYFATSKKSLVPGRVQSVAELGYEFVANTLKSSAGKEGMRFFPFVFSLFSFILMANFFGMFPYFLTATSQIIITFALAMTVMLVVVGYGFYRHGIGFLGLFVPHGVPGAVIPLVSAIEVISFLSRPISLSVRLFANMLAGHITLKVFAGFVVTLASLGAVGIGGAIVPLAMTVALTALEFLVAFLQAYVFTILTCMYLNDALHPGH, encoded by the coding sequence GTGGCGAACGATCCGATCCATCAGTTTCAGATCCACGAGTATTTCCCGCTCGGCCAGTTCGGCGGCATGGAGTTCCATTTCACGAACTCCGCTCTGTCCATGATCGCCAACGTCGCGGTGGTCACCGGCTTCCTCTATTTCGCGACTTCGAAGAAGAGTCTCGTCCCCGGGCGCGTCCAGTCGGTCGCGGAACTCGGCTACGAATTCGTCGCCAACACGCTGAAGTCGAGCGCGGGCAAGGAGGGGATGCGCTTCTTCCCCTTCGTCTTCTCGCTGTTCTCCTTCATCCTGATGGCCAATTTCTTCGGGATGTTCCCCTATTTCCTGACGGCGACCAGCCAGATCATCATCACCTTCGCGCTCGCGATGACGGTGATGCTGGTGGTGGTCGGCTATGGCTTCTATCGCCACGGCATCGGCTTTCTCGGCCTTTTCGTGCCGCATGGCGTTCCGGGCGCGGTGATACCGCTCGTTTCCGCGATCGAGGTGATCTCGTTCCTCTCGCGGCCGATCAGCCTCTCCGTCCGTCTTTTCGCCAACATGCTCGCCGGCCACATCACGCTGAAGGTGTTCGCCGGCTTCGTGGTGACGCTGGCCAGCCTCGGTGCCGTCGGCATCGGTGGCGCCATCGTGCCGCTGGCGATGACCGTGGCGCTCACGGCGCTTGAGTTCCTCGTCGCATTCCTGCAGGCCTATGTCTTCACCATCCTGACCTGCATGTATCTGAACGACGCCCTGCATCCCGGCCACTAG
- a CDS encoding AtpZ/AtpI family protein: MSERLRKLGSKLDKVAEEQKREADKAAPSGGMQGMGLAFRVAGEFASGVLVGAGLGWLCDHFLGTSPWGLIVLLLLGFFAGVLNVLRAVGKVSQPEERLNRRPGGGKD; this comes from the coding sequence TTGTCCGAAAGGCTGCGCAAGCTCGGAAGCAAGCTCGACAAGGTTGCGGAAGAGCAGAAGCGCGAGGCCGACAAGGCGGCACCATCCGGCGGCATGCAGGGAATGGGGCTGGCTTTCCGGGTGGCGGGCGAGTTTGCCTCTGGCGTCCTGGTCGGCGCGGGTTTGGGCTGGCTCTGCGATCATTTTCTCGGTACGTCCCCCTGGGGACTTATCGTGCTTCTGTTGCTTGGCTTTTTTGCGGGCGTCCTGAATGTGCTAAGGGCGGTCGGCAAGGTGTCCCAGCCGGAAGAGCGGTTGAACCGCCGTCCTGGCGGCGGCAAGGATTGA
- a CDS encoding DUF721 domain-containing protein, protein MAETTRKGDRREARPIGALIGSVIDPICAKRGFASADLIGAWDEIVGPRYARVTQPEKIAWPRRESASSRGATLIVRVDAGMAIYLQHETTLILEKVNAFLGFAAISTLKIVQGPVEPSSRAADRTAPAPISARSEAHIKECVEAIDSDPLREALERLGRGVFRAVERL, encoded by the coding sequence ATGGCGGAGACGACACGAAAAGGCGACAGACGCGAGGCACGGCCGATCGGCGCGCTGATCGGCAGCGTGATCGATCCGATCTGCGCCAAGCGCGGCTTCGCCTCGGCCGATCTGATCGGCGCCTGGGACGAAATCGTCGGTCCGCGCTACGCCCGCGTCACCCAGCCGGAGAAGATCGCCTGGCCGCGCCGCGAATCGGCGTCCTCGCGCGGCGCCACGCTGATCGTCCGCGTCGATGCCGGCATGGCGATCTATCTCCAGCACGAGACGACCTTGATCCTGGAAAAGGTCAACGCCTTCCTGGGCTTCGCCGCCATCTCGACCCTCAAGATCGTGCAAGGCCCGGTCGAGCCATCCTCGCGCGCCGCCGACCGTACCGCACCGGCGCCGATTTCCGCTCGTTCCGAGGCCCATATAAAGGAGTGTGTCGAGGCGATCGACAGCGACCCGTTGCGCGAGGCGCTGGAACGGCTCGGCCGCGGCGTCTTCCGGGCGGTCGAGAGATTGTGA
- a CDS encoding DsbA family protein, translating into MPFNRRAFLTGLGGAALGAGALAALPAGAFAADKVDIAELMKPGPLGDQSLGPADAPNTIVEYASLTCTHCKHFHDTTWKDLKTKYIDTGKVRFILRDFPLDPLATAGFMLAHAAPGNNFYPMVDLLFDQQANWAFVDAPVPALLNLAKQVGFTQETFELALKNQALLDAVNAVKDRGAKTFGVDATPTFFINGVKAPGALTLEEIEKLLV; encoded by the coding sequence GTGCCGTTCAATCGTAGAGCGTTTCTCACCGGACTGGGCGGCGCCGCATTGGGAGCCGGTGCTCTGGCGGCGCTCCCTGCGGGCGCCTTCGCCGCCGACAAGGTCGATATTGCCGAGCTCATGAAGCCCGGCCCGCTCGGCGACCAGAGCCTCGGCCCGGCCGATGCTCCGAACACCATCGTCGAATATGCGTCGCTGACCTGCACGCATTGCAAGCATTTCCACGACACGACGTGGAAGGACCTGAAGACGAAATATATCGACACCGGCAAGGTGCGCTTCATTCTGCGCGACTTCCCGCTCGATCCGCTCGCCACCGCCGGTTTCATGCTGGCCCATGCGGCGCCTGGCAACAATTTCTACCCGATGGTCGACCTCCTCTTCGACCAGCAGGCCAACTGGGCTTTTGTCGATGCCCCGGTGCCGGCGCTGCTAAACCTTGCCAAGCAGGTCGGTTTTACACAGGAGACTTTCGAGCTGGCCTTGAAAAACCAGGCGCTGCTCGATGCAGTGAACGCCGTCAAGGATCGCGGCGCGAAGACCTTCGGGGTCGACGCGACGCCGACCTTCTTCATCAACGGAGTGAAGGCACCGGGTGCTCTTACGCTCGAAGAAATCGAGAAGCTGCTCGTCTGA
- the smc gene encoding chromosome segregation protein SMC: protein MKFTRLRLIGFKSFVEPSDFVIEPGLTGIVGPNGCGKSNLVEALRWVMGESSYKNMRASGMDDVIFSGSGNRPARNTAEVTLFVDNAARKAPAAFNDADQLEVTRRIEREAGSVYKINGRDVRARDVQLLFADASTGSRSPAMVGQGRIGELISAKPQARRAILEEAAGISGLYSRRNEAEQRLRAAETNLERLEDVVSEIEAQLEALKRQARQANRYRNLSGDIRRAEATALYLKLAASGEQVRATQMALEAADRLVTERTEAQGKAARDQAVAGSALPALREAEAAAAAALQRLVLARDALDADEKRLRERIADLDRQMAQVRGDIEREARMARENAGLVEKLDLERTEIESGEADIAARLAKAREAREAAETELAGREARLTEASAAHAALVARRGELQRGAREAGERLARARSQLAEVEREKTSLDGQIAALPGMTGLQAGAAEAEAALAAAEARTSAAERDSSAAREAEAAARGPLTEAERSLAAIETEARTLSKILGAGTIQGRRPPILDSLSVERGFEAALAAAFGDGLDASDDLSAVTHWRNVPPLAGDPKLPAGATPLADKVTTPAVLARALVQIGIVARIEGPMLQAMLAPGQLLVSREGDLWRWDGFVATADAPTAAAQRLASRNRLAELETEAAAVRQLTAERREALDRTAQAARSALDAERQAREAVRGARARLDEARNRLAIAEREAGRLTARRTAVEEARQRFADSLTETEAQHHAAEAALAEAADTSRAEQEMALGRAAVAEARALLAEARATADQMARESDNRRRRLSAIADERKGWIQRAAGAESQLRVLQGRLGTIEAERTTHADSPAEIETKRRALLTAILKAEGERREAAERRGEAEAGSVAADRAAQAALAELSQSREQRGRSEERLKAAEDRRQEIGARIVEILDCEPHEVAKLAEIDLAAPLPDLAQVETRLERLKQEREKLGGVNLRAEEEATETAARRETLITDRDDLIEAIRRLRLGIASLNREGRERLLAAFEVVNAEFQRLFTHLFGGGTAELQLTESDDPLEAGLEIMARPPGKKPQTMTLLSGGEQALTAMALIFAVFLTNPAPICVLDEVDAPLDDHNVERFCNLLDEMARSTDTRFVTITHNPITMARMNRLFGVTMAERGVSQLVSVDLEAAERFLEAG, encoded by the coding sequence ATGAAGTTCACGCGGCTTCGCCTCATCGGCTTCAAATCCTTCGTCGAGCCTTCCGACTTCGTCATCGAGCCGGGCCTTACGGGCATTGTAGGGCCGAATGGCTGCGGAAAATCGAACCTCGTCGAGGCGCTGCGCTGGGTGATGGGCGAGAGCTCGTACAAGAACATGCGCGCGTCCGGCATGGACGACGTCATCTTCTCCGGCAGCGGCAATCGCCCGGCCCGCAACACCGCCGAAGTGACGCTCTTCGTCGACAACGCTGCCCGCAAGGCGCCGGCCGCCTTCAACGATGCCGACCAGCTCGAAGTAACGCGGCGGATCGAGCGCGAGGCCGGTTCAGTCTACAAGATCAACGGCCGGGACGTGCGCGCCCGCGACGTGCAGCTGCTGTTCGCCGACGCCTCGACCGGCTCGCGCTCGCCGGCCATGGTCGGCCAGGGCCGGATCGGCGAGCTGATCTCGGCCAAGCCCCAAGCGCGGCGCGCGATCCTGGAGGAAGCCGCCGGCATTTCCGGCCTTTATTCGCGCCGCAACGAGGCGGAGCAACGGCTTCGGGCGGCCGAGACCAACCTCGAACGGCTGGAAGACGTCGTCTCCGAAATCGAGGCGCAGTTGGAGGCCCTCAAGCGCCAGGCGCGCCAGGCGAATCGCTATCGAAATCTCTCCGGCGATATCCGCCGCGCCGAGGCGACCGCGCTGTATCTGAAGCTCGCCGCCTCGGGTGAGCAGGTGCGCGCGACGCAAATGGCGCTGGAGGCCGCCGATCGCCTCGTCACCGAACGTACCGAGGCACAGGGCAAGGCGGCGCGCGACCAGGCCGTGGCCGGCTCTGCCCTGCCGGCGCTGCGCGAGGCCGAGGCTGCCGCCGCCGCCGCGCTGCAAAGGCTCGTGCTCGCCCGCGACGCGCTCGACGCCGACGAAAAGCGGCTGCGCGAGCGGATCGCCGATCTCGACCGCCAGATGGCGCAGGTGCGCGGCGATATCGAGCGCGAGGCGCGCATGGCGCGCGAGAATGCTGGCCTCGTCGAAAAGCTGGACCTTGAGCGGACCGAGATCGAATCAGGCGAGGCCGATATTGCCGCCCGACTCGCCAAGGCGCGGGAAGCGCGGGAAGCGGCCGAGACGGAACTGGCGGGCCGCGAGGCGCGGCTGACGGAAGCCAGCGCCGCCCATGCGGCCCTCGTCGCCCGCCGGGGAGAATTGCAGCGCGGGGCGCGCGAAGCCGGCGAGCGGCTGGCCCGCGCCCGTTCGCAACTGGCCGAGGTCGAACGCGAGAAGACGTCGCTGGACGGCCAGATCGCAGCCCTGCCCGGCATGACGGGATTGCAGGCCGGCGCGGCGGAAGCTGAGGCCGCGCTCGCCGCCGCCGAGGCCCGCACGAGCGCGGCGGAACGCGATTCGTCTGCCGCCCGCGAGGCCGAAGCGGCCGCGCGCGGTCCGCTGACGGAGGCCGAGCGCTCGCTCGCCGCGATCGAGACCGAGGCGCGCACGCTGTCCAAGATCCTCGGCGCCGGCACGATCCAAGGCCGCCGGCCGCCGATCCTCGATTCGCTCTCCGTCGAACGCGGCTTCGAAGCTGCGTTAGCGGCGGCGTTCGGCGATGGGCTCGACGCCTCGGACGATCTTTCTGCCGTCACGCATTGGCGAAACGTGCCGCCGCTCGCCGGCGACCCGAAGCTGCCGGCCGGGGCGACGCCACTCGCCGATAAGGTCACGACCCCTGCCGTGCTCGCCCGCGCTTTGGTGCAGATCGGCATCGTCGCCCGCATCGAGGGCCCGATGCTGCAGGCGATGCTGGCACCGGGGCAGCTCCTCGTCTCGCGCGAGGGGGACCTCTGGCGCTGGGACGGCTTCGTCGCCACCGCCGACGCGCCGACCGCGGCGGCGCAGCGCCTCGCCAGCCGCAATCGCCTCGCCGAACTGGAAACGGAAGCCGCCGCAGTGCGCCAGCTCACAGCCGAGCGGCGCGAGGCGCTCGACCGCACCGCCCAGGCCGCCCGTTCCGCGCTCGACGCCGAACGACAGGCGCGCGAAGCCGTTCGCGGCGCACGGGCGCGGCTGGACGAGGCGCGAAACCGGCTCGCCATTGCCGAGCGCGAGGCCGGGCGGCTGACGGCGCGGCGCACGGCCGTCGAGGAAGCCCGCCAGCGCTTCGCCGATTCGCTAACCGAGACCGAGGCTCAGCACCATGCCGCCGAAGCCGCGCTGGCGGAGGCCGCCGATACCAGCCGCGCCGAGCAGGAAATGGCGCTCGGCCGCGCCGCCGTCGCCGAAGCCCGCGCCCTTCTCGCCGAGGCGCGCGCCACCGCCGACCAGATGGCGCGAGAGAGCGACAATCGCCGCCGCCGCCTCTCGGCGATCGCGGATGAGCGCAAGGGCTGGATCCAGCGCGCGGCGGGGGCCGAGAGCCAGCTCCGCGTTCTGCAGGGTCGGCTCGGCACGATCGAAGCGGAGCGGACGACCCACGCCGATTCGCCGGCCGAGATCGAGACGAAGCGCCGTGCGCTGCTCACCGCCATCCTTAAAGCCGAGGGAGAACGGCGCGAGGCGGCCGAGCGACGCGGCGAGGCCGAGGCCGGCAGCGTCGCGGCGGACCGGGCAGCGCAGGCAGCACTGGCCGAGCTGTCGCAATCGCGCGAGCAGCGTGGCCGTTCCGAGGAGCGGCTGAAGGCGGCCGAGGATCGCCGGCAGGAGATCGGCGCCCGCATCGTCGAGATCCTCGATTGCGAGCCGCATGAGGTCGCAAAGCTCGCCGAGATCGACCTCGCTGCGCCGCTGCCCGATCTCGCCCAGGTCGAAACCCGCCTCGAAAGGCTGAAGCAGGAGCGCGAGAAGCTCGGCGGCGTCAATCTGCGCGCCGAGGAGGAGGCGACAGAGACCGCCGCGCGGCGCGAGACGCTGATCACCGATCGCGACGACCTCATCGAGGCGATAAGGCGCCTGCGCCTCGGCATTGCCAGCCTCAACCGCGAGGGCCGCGAGCGGCTATTGGCCGCTTTCGAGGTGGTGAATGCCGAATTCCAGCGGCTCTTCACCCATCTCTTCGGCGGTGGCACGGCCGAGCTTCAGCTCACCGAATCCGACGATCCGCTCGAAGCCGGCCTCGAGATCATGGCCCGCCCGCCGGGCAAGAAACCGCAGACCATGACGCTTCTCTCCGGCGGCGAGCAGGCGCTGACGGCGATGGCGCTGATCTTCGCCGTCTTCCTCACCAACCCGGCGCCGATCTGCGTCCTCGACGAGGTCGACGCCCCGCTCGACGACCACAATGTCGAACGCTTCTGCAACCTCCTCGACGAAATGGCCCGCTCGACCGACACGCGCTTCGTGACCATCACCCACAACCCGATCACCATGGCGAGGATGAACCGGCTGTTCGGGGTGACGATGGCGGAACGAGGGGTGAGCCAGCTCGTGTCGGTCGATCTGGAGGCGGCGGAGCGGTTTCTGGAGGCGGGGTGA
- a CDS encoding pyruvate kinase has protein sequence MPIPPLKQLEHDVSLLTKAVRAEGDARLDDWSPWIGREAFRDSAANLAEYLALRSRDIRPLQRSLMVHGLSSVGRLESRVMPTLHAVGAVLKALNAGAPLEPVSSEEAFFIGEKRLAERTEEILGPSAAHRSVHLLVTCPSEAADGPDFMRKLAELGVEAIRINCAHDDAAAWKRMIDFAHAASLATGRPIKVLMDLAGPKIRTGAIHPLDGGKRIQLEERLAIAAPGRLAEAPVGILAVECTLPQALAAAKPEERVFIDDGKLGTIVESVADWGIVVRVNASPDEDGYKLKEEKGVNFPDTDFQIPALTDKDVEDLSFIAAHADGIEFSFVQSEADVALLHETLARIRPDWQKLSLVLKIETTRAIANLPEIVVRAAGRQPTAIMIARGDLAVEIGFARLAEIQEEILWIGEAAQVPVIWATQVLEHLIKKGYPSRGEMTDAAMAARAECVMLNKGPHLFEAITELDGLLARMGENQHKKTPMLRKLMSW, from the coding sequence ATGCCGATACCGCCGTTGAAGCAGCTCGAACACGATGTCTCATTGCTCACAAAGGCCGTCCGCGCCGAGGGCGATGCTCGTCTCGACGACTGGTCGCCCTGGATCGGGCGCGAGGCGTTTCGCGACAGCGCCGCCAACCTTGCCGAATATCTGGCGCTGCGCAGCCGCGACATCCGTCCGCTGCAGCGCAGCCTGATGGTGCATGGCCTCTCTTCGGTCGGTCGGCTGGAGAGCCGCGTCATGCCGACGCTCCATGCTGTCGGCGCCGTCCTGAAGGCGCTGAATGCGGGCGCGCCGCTGGAGCCGGTCTCCTCCGAAGAAGCCTTCTTCATCGGCGAGAAGCGCCTTGCCGAGCGGACGGAGGAGATCCTCGGCCCCTCCGCCGCCCATCGTTCCGTCCATCTCCTCGTCACCTGCCCGAGCGAGGCGGCAGACGGGCCGGATTTCATGCGGAAGCTGGCCGAACTCGGCGTCGAAGCGATCCGCATCAACTGCGCCCATGACGATGCGGCGGCGTGGAAGCGCATGATCGATTTCGCCCATGCGGCAAGCCTTGCCACGGGACGCCCGATCAAGGTGCTGATGGATCTCGCCGGACCGAAGATCCGCACCGGCGCAATCCACCCGCTGGATGGAGGCAAGCGCATCCAGCTCGAGGAGCGCCTCGCCATCGCCGCGCCGGGCCGCCTTGCCGAAGCGCCGGTAGGCATCCTCGCCGTTGAATGCACGCTGCCGCAGGCGCTCGCCGCCGCGAAGCCGGAGGAACGGGTCTTCATCGACGACGGCAAGCTCGGCACGATCGTCGAGAGCGTCGCCGATTGGGGCATTGTCGTCCGAGTGAATGCCTCGCCGGACGAAGATGGCTATAAGCTGAAGGAGGAGAAGGGCGTCAATTTCCCCGACACTGACTTCCAGATCCCCGCGCTCACCGACAAGGACGTCGAGGACCTTTCCTTCATCGCCGCCCATGCCGACGGCATCGAATTCTCGTTCGTGCAGTCGGAGGCCGATGTCGCTCTCTTGCACGAGACCCTGGCGAGGATCCGCCCGGATTGGCAGAAACTGTCGTTGGTGCTGAAGATCGAGACGACGCGGGCCATCGCCAATCTCCCCGAGATCGTGGTGCGCGCCGCCGGCCGCCAGCCGACTGCGATCATGATCGCCCGCGGCGACCTTGCGGTGGAGATCGGCTTCGCCCGGCTCGCCGAAATCCAGGAGGAGATCCTGTGGATCGGCGAGGCGGCACAGGTGCCGGTGATATGGGCGACGCAGGTGCTCGAGCATCTGATCAAGAAGGGCTATCCCTCGCGCGGCGAAATGACCGACGCGGCGATGGCGGCCAGAGCCGAATGCGTCATGCTCAACAAGGGCCCGCATCTGTTCGAGGCGATCACCGAACTGGACGGCCTCCTCGCGCGCATGGGCGAGAACCAGCACAAGAAGACGCCGATGCTTCGGAAACTGATGAGCTGGTAG
- the mutY gene encoding A/G-specific adenine glycosylase, with protein MIPPRHTPSPSPSDLLAWYDRHARRLPWRTGPRERAAGVKPDPYRVWLSEIMLQQTNVTTVKPYYEAFLDRWPRVADLAAAPVDDVMRAWAGLGYYSRARNLKACADQVAGELAGVFPSSALGLRELPGIGDYTAAAIAAIAYDEPAAVVDGNVERVIARVFRIETPLPAAKKEIRRLQAELTPEKRAGDYAQAMMDLGATICTPKKPACSLCPWNGACAAYRAGDAETFPRRGAKAVRPERRGAAYVAVREDGAVLLRKRPERGLLGGMAEVPGSEWSEGFLIDKRHSAAPIEAGWQRTSVPVNHVFTHFGLTLDVFTASIDNALAAPEGHWWSARHDLPHEALPSVMKKVVEAALPGATRKKK; from the coding sequence ATGATTCCGCCACGCCACACCCCCTCCCCCTCCCCCTCCGATCTGCTCGCCTGGTATGATCGCCATGCGCGGCGGCTGCCCTGGCGCACTGGCCCGCGCGAGCGCGCCGCGGGCGTCAAGCCGGACCCCTACCGGGTCTGGCTGTCCGAAATCATGCTGCAGCAGACCAACGTCACCACGGTGAAGCCCTATTACGAGGCCTTCCTCGATCGCTGGCCGCGCGTCGCCGATCTCGCCGCCGCGCCGGTCGACGACGTCATGCGGGCCTGGGCCGGGCTTGGTTATTATTCGCGGGCGCGCAACCTCAAGGCCTGCGCCGATCAGGTGGCCGGCGAACTTGCGGGCGTCTTTCCGTCCAGCGCCTTAGGGCTGCGCGAGCTTCCCGGCATTGGCGATTATACGGCGGCGGCGATCGCGGCCATCGCCTATGACGAGCCGGCGGCGGTGGTCGACGGCAATGTCGAGCGCGTGATCGCGCGCGTCTTTCGCATCGAGACGCCGCTTCCCGCCGCCAAGAAGGAAATCCGCCGCCTGCAGGCCGAACTGACGCCTGAGAAGCGCGCCGGCGACTATGCGCAGGCGATGATGGATCTCGGCGCCACCATCTGCACGCCGAAGAAGCCGGCCTGCTCGCTCTGCCCGTGGAACGGCGCCTGCGCAGCCTATCGCGCGGGAGATGCCGAAACCTTCCCGCGACGAGGCGCGAAGGCTGTCAGGCCGGAGCGGCGAGGCGCGGCCTATGTGGCGGTTCGGGAGGATGGCGCGGTGCTGCTCCGGAAGCGCCCGGAGCGCGGCCTGCTCGGCGGCATGGCCGAGGTGCCGGGGAGCGAATGGTCCGAGGGTTTTCTTATCGACAAACGGCACTCTGCCGCGCCGATAGAAGCCGGCTGGCAGCGGACCTCCGTCCCGGTCAACCATGTCTTCACCCATTTCGGGCTGACGCTCGACGTCTTCACGGCCAGCATCGACAATGCGCTTGCCGCTCCGGAAGGCCATTGGTGGTCGGCGCGGCACGACCTGCCGCATGAGGCGCTTCCGAGCGTCATGAAGAAGGTCGTGGAAGCGGCGCTGCCGGGAGCGACGCGCAAAAAGAAGTGA
- a CDS encoding HAD family hydrolase has protein sequence MTEIRHIVFDIGNVLIRWDPEIVYGRLIPDAEARQRFFDDVSIHEWNLEQDRGRSWEDAEAAVIADFPHHEENIRAWRSNWHEMVPGPIEESAAILETLIASGHDVTALTNFADDTFTEAQQRFPYLKSFRGITVSAKVKLVKPDLAIYHLHAESHGLDPAGILFFDDMPANIEAARAAGWNAERFVDPATMRADLKRYGIKLLA, from the coding sequence ATGACCGAGATCCGCCACATCGTTTTCGACATCGGCAACGTGCTCATCCGCTGGGACCCGGAAATCGTCTATGGCCGCCTCATCCCGGATGCCGAGGCGCGCCAGCGCTTTTTCGACGATGTCAGCATCCATGAATGGAATCTCGAGCAGGATCGCGGCCGCAGCTGGGAGGACGCGGAGGCGGCCGTGATCGCCGATTTCCCGCATCACGAGGAGAACATCCGCGCCTGGCGAAGCAACTGGCATGAGATGGTGCCGGGACCGATCGAGGAGAGCGCCGCCATCCTGGAAACGTTGATCGCCTCCGGCCACGACGTGACGGCGCTGACCAATTTCGCCGATGACACCTTCACCGAGGCCCAGCAGCGCTTCCCCTATCTGAAGAGCTTTCGCGGCATCACCGTTTCAGCGAAGGTGAAGCTGGTGAAGCCCGATCTCGCAATCTACCACCTGCACGCCGAGAGCCACGGCCTCGACCCGGCCGGCATCCTGTTCTTCGACGACATGCCGGCCAATATCGAAGCAGCCCGCGCCGCCGGCTGGAACGCCGAGCGATTCGTCGATCCGGCGACGATGAGGGCGGATCTGAAGCGTTATGGGATCAAGCTGCTGGCGTAG